TCCCCAGCGCCTGTTCTTCCGACGAGCGCAGTCAGTCGGAAGCCACAGCGTCTTCGAATGCGACCGCAAGGCCCGAAGCTGCGGCGGCACCTTCCAAGAGCCAGCCGGCGGAAACGAAACCTCCCGCCCAGGCCGCCGGTGAGGAGCCGCCCTTGCCGTCCGGGCTGCTCCCGGACGAGCGCAACACCATCGAGGTCTTCCGCCACGTTTCGCGATCCGTCGCCAACATCACCTCGAAGGGAATGACCCGCAACTTCTTCACCCTCGACGTGACGGAGATCCCCCTCGGCTCTGGCTCGGGGTTCGTCTGGGATCGCGAAGGACACATCGTGACCAATTTTCACGTCGTCGCCGAAGGCACCAGCTTCAGCGTCACCCTGGCCGACGGCTCGGTGTACGACGCGCAGCTGGTGGGGAGGGAACCGAACAAAGACCTCGCGGTGCTGTACATCGGCGCCCCCTCGGCTTCGCTACCTCCGATCCAGCCCGGTAGCTCGAGAGACCTCGTGGTGGGCCAGAAGGTGCTCGCCATCGGCAACCCCTTCGGCCTCGACCAAACCCTGACCACAGGGATCATCAGTGCCCTGGGCCGGGAGATGAAGTCGGTCACCGGGACCACCATCCACGACGTCATCCAGACCGACGCGTCCATCAATCCCGGGAACTCCGGAGGGCCGCTGCTCGACTCCTCGGGCCGCCTC
Above is a window of Candidatus Krumholzibacteriia bacterium DNA encoding:
- a CDS encoding trypsin-like peptidase domain-containing protein, with product MPSGLLPDERNTIEVFRHVSRSVANITSKGMTRNFFTLDVTEIPLGSGSGFVWDREGHIVTNFHVVAEGTSFSVTLADGSVYDAQLVGREPNKDLAVLYIGAPSASLPPIQPGSSRDLVVGQKVLAIGNPFGLDQTLTTGIISALGREMKSVTGTTIHDVIQTDASINPGNSGGPLLDSSGRLIGINTAIYSQVGQSAGIGFAVPVNTVLEIVPQLIQFGGVKRAGFGVEMLPENRARQWRVVGVAVMTVTAGSAAAKAGLKSAWQDDAGRIHLDVITAIDGKSVEDYGDMGDILEDHEPGDRVKVTYVRDGREHQTEVVLQEIKTNP